Proteins found in one Desulfatirhabdium butyrativorans DSM 18734 genomic segment:
- a CDS encoding PqqD family protein, whose amino-acid sequence MIAFCRKQPKPPALTRQQALACIPTRAPSVRESRRAPQVIVLSYTEPLHPVLSAIRNALKKPPEGRIRRLELDAMGSTVWDWIDGASTVSDLAIRFSKHYGVLLREAQLSVSQFLRELGKRGIIVLRLPPDDPPTRS is encoded by the coding sequence ATGATCGCTTTTTGCAGAAAGCAGCCCAAACCGCCCGCGCTAACCCGCCAACAGGCACTGGCATGCATTCCAACCCGGGCGCCCTCGGTCCGGGAATCGCGGCGGGCCCCGCAGGTAATTGTACTTTCCTATACCGAGCCCCTGCATCCGGTGCTTTCAGCCATTCGCAACGCCCTGAAAAAACCTCCGGAAGGCCGCATCCGGCGCCTCGAACTGGATGCCATGGGCTCGACCGTCTGGGACTGGATCGATGGGGCATCCACCGTTTCCGATCTGGCCATCCGGTTTTCGAAGCACTACGGCGTGCTGCTCCGGGAAGCCCAGCTATCGGTATCGCAATTTTTGCGGGAACTCGGGAAAAGAGGCATCATCGTGCTTCGGCTGCCCCCAGACGATCCCCCTACCCGATCCTGA
- a CDS encoding ATP-binding protein, whose amino-acid sequence MMVSRTLEGFFAKAASQFPVMLITGARQVGKTTFLQNRIHEDRAYVTLDDPLILSLAKSDPALFMQRFPPPVLIDEIQYAPELLPYIKMAVDRRREPNLYWLTGSQQFHVMKGASESLAGRVGIVRMLGLSRSECMGQGTQSTPFLPIPEEIDRRAGLFGSLSLQELFTVIWRGSFPAVALHQEVDRDLFYSSYVQTYLQRDIRDLARVGDEMAFLRFLRAAAARSGNLLNVAEVARDADVAPNTAKNWFSILQASGIVYLLEPYYTNITSRLVKSPKLYFLDTGLCAWLTEWSSPETLLAGAASGAILETWIMTEILKSWWHNGRNTPFYFYRDRDQKEIDLLIIQDGTIYPLEFKKTASPDKTAIRHFQVLEKLNKPIGPGGIICLAQQSLPLSESCSSIPVHVI is encoded by the coding sequence ATGATGGTATCCAGAACACTCGAAGGCTTTTTCGCAAAAGCGGCTTCCCAGTTTCCGGTCATGCTGATTACCGGGGCCAGGCAGGTCGGAAAAACCACATTTCTGCAAAACCGGATTCATGAAGATAGGGCCTATGTCACCCTGGATGACCCGCTGATTCTGAGCTTGGCCAAATCGGATCCGGCGCTTTTCATGCAGCGGTTTCCACCACCGGTACTGATCGATGAAATCCAGTATGCTCCGGAACTGCTCCCCTACATAAAAATGGCTGTTGACAGAAGGCGGGAGCCGAATCTGTATTGGCTGACAGGGTCTCAGCAGTTTCATGTCATGAAAGGGGCATCCGAATCACTGGCCGGTCGGGTAGGCATTGTACGGATGCTGGGGCTTTCCCGCTCGGAATGCATGGGCCAGGGAACACAATCGACCCCGTTTCTGCCCATTCCGGAAGAAATTGACCGGCGGGCGGGATTGTTCGGCAGCTTGTCCCTTCAGGAGCTTTTCACAGTGATCTGGCGGGGCTCCTTTCCGGCTGTAGCGCTTCATCAGGAAGTGGACCGCGACCTGTTTTACAGCTCCTATGTTCAAACCTATCTGCAACGGGATATCCGTGATCTGGCCAGAGTCGGAGATGAAATGGCCTTTCTGCGGTTTCTTCGGGCCGCTGCAGCCCGTTCCGGCAATCTGCTCAATGTGGCAGAAGTGGCAAGGGATGCCGATGTAGCCCCGAATACCGCCAAGAACTGGTTTTCCATTCTTCAGGCATCCGGAATCGTCTATCTCCTCGAACCCTATTACACCAATATCACCAGCAGGCTGGTCAAATCACCCAAGCTGTATTTTCTCGATACCGGCCTGTGCGCATGGCTGACCGAATGGTCCAGCCCGGAAACGCTGCTGGCCGGGGCCGCATCCGGCGCCATTCTGGAAACCTGGATCATGACTGAAATTCTGAAGAGCTGGTGGCACAATGGACGCAACACGCCATTTTATTTCTATCGGGACAGGGACCAAAAGGAAATTGACCTGCTGATCATTCAGGATGGTACGATTTATCCGCTCGAGTTCAAGAAAACCGCTTCTCCGGATAAAACTGCCATTCGACACTTTCAGGTGCTGGAAAAATTGAACAAGCCAATCGGTCCCGGTGGTATCATCTGCCTGGCGCAGCAATCCCTTCCGCTGTCCGAATCCTGTTCGTCCATTCCGGTTCATGTCATTTGA
- a CDS encoding GNAT family N-acetyltransferase, which yields MIDVHIRFAQKEDVPDILRLILELAEYEKLAHCVTATPEILENSLFGDRPTAEVLLALHSDTPIGYALFFHNFSTFLGKPGIYIEDIFVQPGFRGKGIGKAFFQRLAGIALERGCGRMEWNVLNWNQSAIDFYSSMGAVPVNGWTCYRLIETDFPRVAGAAPCSNYPTHSP from the coding sequence ATGATTGATGTTCACATTCGTTTTGCCCAAAAAGAAGACGTTCCCGACATCCTGCGATTGATTCTCGAACTGGCCGAATACGAAAAGCTGGCGCATTGCGTGACAGCCACCCCAGAAATCCTCGAAAACTCCCTTTTTGGCGACAGGCCGACGGCAGAAGTGCTGTTGGCGCTCCACAGCGATACGCCGATCGGTTATGCCCTGTTCTTCCATAATTTTTCGACGTTTCTGGGGAAACCCGGTATCTATATCGAAGATATCTTCGTGCAGCCCGGATTCCGGGGAAAGGGGATCGGCAAGGCTTTTTTTCAGCGGCTTGCGGGCATTGCGCTGGAGCGGGGTTGCGGCCGCATGGAATGGAATGTCCTGAACTGGAACCAGAGCGCCATCGATTTTTACAGCAGCATGGGGGCCGTTCCCGTCAATGGATGGACATGTTATCGGCTGATCGAAACCGATTTCCCCCGGGTGGCCGGAGCCGCTCCTTGCAGCAACTATCCCACCCATAGCCCATAG
- a CDS encoding phenylacetate--CoA ligase family protein yields the protein MNTKYSTRFAPPFETVEALKAHQLAGLRWTVAHAYQNGPAYRQKLDAAGIRPEDIRSLDDLRRLPFTTAEDIREGYPFPLRCVPFERIVRIHSSSGTTGKRKNLCYTRKDVDDWTHFFARAYEMAGVTAEDRVQIAVGYGVWTAGMGFQLGCEKLGAMALPVGPGNVDMQCQFLVDCQSTVLCCTASMGLLMADEVQKRGIANRIHLKKVIYGSERASVSMRKKISEQLGGVELFDIPGMTELYGPGTGIECTDHDCIHYWADYYILEIVDPQTLEPLPDGEWGEMIVTTLCKEAVPLIRYRTRDITRIIPGACTCGTILPRHSRIKGRTDDMFKFRAVNIYPATIDQIISGISGLGSEYQIHLYQDESDRGVMKIVVEMADNAELSLGERLAKELIYQVKRKVLVTPIAEVVPYGTLPRSERKSKRVFDTRIQDAIV from the coding sequence ATGAATACCAAATACAGCACCCGCTTCGCGCCACCGTTTGAAACGGTCGAGGCGCTCAAGGCCCATCAACTGGCCGGGCTTCGCTGGACGGTTGCCCATGCCTACCAGAACGGTCCGGCGTATCGCCAAAAGCTCGATGCCGCAGGCATCCGGCCCGAAGACATCCGAAGCCTCGATGACTTGCGCAGGCTTCCCTTCACGACTGCAGAGGATATCCGGGAAGGCTATCCTTTTCCGCTCCGCTGCGTACCCTTCGAGCGCATCGTCCGGATCCATTCTTCGAGCGGAACGACCGGAAAACGCAAGAACCTCTGTTACACCCGGAAGGATGTCGATGACTGGACCCATTTTTTCGCCAGGGCCTACGAGATGGCCGGTGTGACCGCCGAGGACCGGGTTCAGATCGCCGTGGGTTACGGGGTGTGGACTGCCGGGATGGGATTTCAACTGGGTTGCGAGAAACTGGGCGCCATGGCGCTGCCGGTCGGGCCCGGAAACGTGGACATGCAGTGCCAGTTTCTGGTCGATTGCCAATCCACGGTGCTCTGCTGCACGGCATCCATGGGATTGCTGATGGCCGACGAAGTGCAAAAGCGCGGCATCGCCAATCGGATCCACCTGAAAAAGGTGATTTACGGATCGGAGCGGGCTTCCGTGTCGATGCGGAAAAAAATTTCGGAACAGCTCGGGGGCGTCGAGCTCTTTGACATCCCGGGCATGACGGAACTCTACGGTCCGGGTACCGGCATCGAATGCACGGACCATGACTGCATTCATTACTGGGCGGATTATTACATTCTCGAAATCGTCGATCCGCAGACCCTGGAGCCGCTTCCAGACGGCGAATGGGGCGAGATGATCGTCACCACCCTGTGCAAGGAAGCCGTACCGCTCATCCGGTACCGGACGAGGGACATCACCCGGATCATTCCCGGCGCCTGCACCTGCGGCACCATTCTGCCCCGCCATTCCCGGATCAAAGGCCGCACCGACGACATGTTCAAATTCCGGGCGGTCAACATCTATCCGGCTACCATCGATCAGATCATTTCCGGTATTTCAGGCCTGGGTTCCGAATACCAGATCCATCTCTATCAGGACGAATCCGACCGGGGGGTGATGAAGATCGTCGTGGAGATGGCGGATAATGCGGAGCTTTCGCTTGGCGAGCGCCTGGCCAAGGAGTTGATCTACCAGGTCAAGCGAAAGGTGCTGGTCACACCCATTGCGGAAGTGGTCCCCTATGGCACGCTGCCCCGATCGGAGCGCAAAAGCAAGCGGGTCTTCGATACCCGGATTCAGGATGCCATCGTATAG
- a CDS encoding ATP-binding protein has product MNDIWNDSDASPIRILVIDDEPRIREACSMVLEDCGYEVTLAPDGLKGLNLVQESYFDIVLLDLMMPELSGLDVLANIRECYPDTVVIVITGYATVEHSVDAMKRGAFDFIPKPFSPEQLRVTVSKAIEFNRALRDISETRSRLRTLVNRLSEGVLCINRQHRVVLANPTFLRMAASTTLAPWGLDYREVIGFEPLKELVHEATGGFEGDGDAIEETVRELALCPGEEAEEAVVLVRVIPFRNRPGRLVGAIVVLNDITALKHMDRMKSDFVSMVSHELRSPMNSVLMQLQVILEGLAGDLTPKQREILERAYEKIGNLAQMTTELLDLATIESGLIVSERSLLDMAAIIRDQVEFHRPRAESESICLIAEIPESLPPIRANRRNMEEVLSNLLTNAIKYSPNGGVVTVSAEAAGDYFALRVRDTGLGMNEEETKKIFQRFYRVRNQDTRSIQGTGLGLAIVQKIVESHQGKIAVESIPQKGSTFTVWLPLEKG; this is encoded by the coding sequence ATGAATGACATCTGGAATGATTCGGATGCAAGTCCGATTCGCATATTGGTCATCGACGATGAACCGCGCATCCGGGAAGCCTGCAGCATGGTGCTGGAAGACTGCGGCTATGAAGTGACTCTCGCGCCGGACGGCCTGAAAGGGCTCAATCTGGTCCAGGAATCCTATTTCGACATAGTGTTGCTCGATCTGATGATGCCTGAGCTCTCCGGATTGGATGTCCTGGCCAACATCCGGGAATGCTATCCGGATACCGTCGTGATCGTCATCACCGGTTACGCCACGGTGGAGCATTCCGTGGATGCCATGAAACGGGGCGCTTTCGATTTCATCCCCAAGCCATTTTCGCCGGAGCAACTGCGGGTAACGGTTTCCAAGGCCATCGAGTTCAACCGGGCGTTGCGGGATATTTCCGAAACCCGCTCCCGGCTGAGAACACTGGTCAATCGGCTTTCGGAGGGCGTCTTGTGTATCAACCGCCAGCATCGGGTGGTTCTGGCAAACCCGACCTTTCTGCGGATGGCCGCATCGACGACGCTTGCGCCCTGGGGGCTCGATTACCGGGAGGTCATCGGGTTTGAGCCGCTCAAAGAGCTCGTGCATGAGGCGACCGGCGGGTTTGAAGGAGATGGGGACGCAATTGAAGAAACGGTCCGGGAACTGGCGCTCTGCCCGGGTGAAGAAGCGGAAGAGGCGGTGGTTCTTGTTCGGGTGATTCCGTTTCGGAACCGGCCGGGAAGGCTTGTCGGCGCCATCGTGGTCTTGAATGACATCACGGCCCTGAAACACATGGACCGCATGAAATCCGATTTCGTTTCGATGGTGAGCCACGAGCTTCGAAGCCCCATGAATTCCGTGCTGATGCAGCTTCAGGTCATTCTGGAAGGGCTCGCGGGGGATCTCACCCCCAAACAGCGGGAAATCCTGGAGCGGGCATATGAGAAGATCGGCAACCTCGCTCAGATGACGACGGAACTGCTGGATTTGGCCACGATCGAATCGGGGCTGATCGTTTCGGAACGATCCCTTCTCGACATGGCGGCCATCATCCGGGATCAGGTGGAATTTCACCGGCCCAGGGCCGAATCCGAGTCCATCTGTCTGATTGCGGAAATTCCCGAGTCCCTGCCGCCCATCCGGGCCAACCGGAGGAACATGGAGGAAGTGCTCTCCAACCTTCTTACCAATGCCATCAAGTACTCTCCGAATGGCGGCGTGGTGACGGTTTCGGCCGAAGCGGCAGGGGATTATTTCGCCCTGCGGGTCCGGGATACCGGACTTGGCATGAATGAAGAAGAGACGAAAAAAATCTTTCAGCGGTTTTACCGGGTTCGGAACCAGGATACCCGGTCGATCCAGGGAACGGGCCTGGGACTGGCCATCGTCCAGAAAATCGTCGAATCCCACCAGGGAAAGATTGCGGTGGAGAGCATTCCCCAAAAAGGCAGCACCTTCACCGTGTGGCTGCCTTTGGAAAAGGGGTGA